The nucleotide sequence CGGCTGGTACCTAACCAAACCGACAAAGAAATTGAAGAGAAATTCACAAAGCACTTCCTTTCCATTGCTCCACCCTCGGTGAAAGTGAGCGTGAAGCCCCATCATGGTGGTTTACCCTATGTCAATCCCACTGACTCGGTCGAGTACGAAGCAGCCTCGCTGGCGATGGAAGAGTCGTTCGGTAAGAAGCCCATTCCTACGCGCGGTGGCGGTAGCATTCCTATTGTAGCCTTATTCGAGCAGGAATTGGGGCGAAAGAGCATCCTGATGGGTTTCGGCCTGGATATCGACGCCCTGCACTCACCCAACGAAAGCTACGGCCTTTTTAACTATTTCAAGGGTATCGAGACGATTCCTCTATTTTTCAAGCATTATGCGGAATTGAAAAAGGAGTGAGGGTATAGTTCATTATGCATTCTCGGTTTTGAGTTAGGTGTCAGGGTTTTACCAAAATTTTTCCCCACCTGCCCGGTGCGTCAGCATGTTCGACGGCCCTGGCTATTTCGTCCAGACCGTAGGTAGCTTCCACAGGAAGCTCTACTTCGCCGCTCGCCAGCCAGCCGATTACCTGCTGGGCGACCTGTGCGCGGGTTTGGGAATCGGCCTCACTCATCCATTGTGGTAGCCAAAAACCTTTGATGGTGATTTCTTTGAAAATCATCAGGCCTACATCGAGGCGTGGATTCTGCTGACTCAGCAATCCAAAAACCAGTATTTTACCGCCCTGCGCCACGCACTTCATAGCCGCTTCGGTGGTGGCGCCGCCTACGGAGTCCAGCACGCACTTCACGCCCTGACCACCCGTAATTTCGCGGACGCGCGCGGGTAGGTTTTCCGTTTCGGTATTGACGACTTGGTTCAGTCCCAGTTTTTTCAAATCGTCATTCAGGTCGTCGTGGCGCACGGTACCTATGGTCTTGATCCCTTTTTTGTGACATAGCTGAGTTACCAGCTTCCCGTAGGCTGAGCCGCAGGCGGTAATCATAAGCCATTCCCCGGCTTGTACGCCCGACTCCTCCACCATGGCCCAGGCTGTAAAGGGGTTCACAAAGAGTTGGGCCGCTATTTCGTTCGGAATAGATTCAGGGAGTGGGATAGTGGCTTTCTGATTCACGACCAGGTATTCCCCCCAGCTACCTACCCCCGTAAAACTCACCCGACTTCCCACGGGTAGCCGTACCCCTTCACCCACAGCTTCCACTACGCCTACTCCCTCAAATCCCGCCCCTGAGGGGAGCTGCGGCCGGATACCGTACCGCCCCTGCACAAAGGAAAGATCGGAGGGGTTGATAGGACTGGCGATGATTTTGATCAAAACCTCATCGGCTACCGGTTGAGGGGTAGGTTTTTGGACAGATTGCAATATTTCGGCCGGTTTGCCGATCTTTTCGAACTGGATGGTTTTCATAGGATGTCAATAGGTACATGATAAATTTAACTTTTTCCCGAAAAAATTAGACCTTGGGTTGCAATTGCTTTGCCAATAGTTGGTAAGGTAGGGACTTTGGAAAGTCTTTTCTACCTTTAAAGTTTGAAGAATGAAAAAGCGCTGCAAGGTAGCACGCTTGAAAATATAATAGAGAAAATGGCTGACAGCCAAAGGCCGTTGGCAACAATTGACCCCTTTACATGACTGAGTTCCAGGCTTACCTCCAATTAGGATTTGAACACATTGCTGACCCCAACGGATATGACCATATTTTGTTTGTCGTGGCCCTCTGCGCCATCTATACCTTGCGCGACTGGAAAAAGGTACTGATTCTGGTGACGGCCTTCACGCTGGGCCATTCCCTGACGCTGGCTCTGGCCACGTTGCAAATCATAT is from Salmonirosea aquatica and encodes:
- a CDS encoding zinc-dependent alcohol dehydrogenase family protein; the encoded protein is MKTIQFEKIGKPAEILQSVQKPTPQPVADEVLIKIIASPINPSDLSFVQGRYGIRPQLPSGAGFEGVGVVEAVGEGVRLPVGSRVSFTGVGSWGEYLVVNQKATIPLPESIPNEIAAQLFVNPFTAWAMVEESGVQAGEWLMITACGSAYGKLVTQLCHKKGIKTIGTVRHDDLNDDLKKLGLNQVVNTETENLPARVREITGGQGVKCVLDSVGGATTEAAMKCVAQGGKILVFGLLSQQNPRLDVGLMIFKEITIKGFWLPQWMSEADSQTRAQVAQQVIGWLASGEVELPVEATYGLDEIARAVEHADAPGRWGKILVKP